A stretch of Desulfitobacterium dichloroeliminans LMG P-21439 DNA encodes these proteins:
- a CDS encoding DNA recombination protein RmuC, whose translation MDFLPIVNGALSALAILLLILLLIQTAKLQKNNFQQFSQSIEAKLTHLENQMTHLEKGLERQERLSQEELARNREESRSLSRQGREEMSQSLKRFNDSQLTQMSEIATLQRSQLDIFAKQMNTLSQTTEQKLELMRKTLEERLLLIQQDNAQKLELMRITVDEKLTSTLEQRLGESFKMVSDRLEQVHRGLGEMQTLASGVGDLKKVLTNVKTRGTWGEVQLGTLLEQILTADQYSTNVATKVGSKDRVEFAINIPAKDGENRLIYLPIDAKFPIEDYDRLLDAQEQCDLPRIAEAEKALEYRIKTEAKSIHEKYIDPPNTTDFGILFLPIEGLYAEVLRRPGLCEMLQRDYKVVIAGPTTLAALLNSLQMGFRTLAIEKRSSEVWNLLSAVKTEFGKFTEILEKTQKKLQEASNTIETATRKSRSIGRKLKDVQTLPIEESAALLAAGEEE comes from the coding sequence ATGGATTTTTTGCCTATCGTGAATGGCGCTCTGTCCGCACTTGCCATCCTTTTACTTATCCTACTCTTAATTCAGACAGCAAAACTGCAAAAAAATAATTTTCAGCAGTTTTCGCAAAGCATTGAAGCAAAGCTGACGCACTTAGAAAATCAAATGACTCACTTGGAAAAAGGCCTGGAACGTCAGGAGCGTCTCTCCCAAGAAGAATTAGCGCGGAACCGGGAGGAAAGCCGCTCCCTCTCCCGACAAGGCAGAGAGGAAATGAGCCAATCCTTGAAACGCTTCAACGACTCCCAGTTGACTCAGATGTCAGAGATTGCTACCCTTCAACGTAGCCAACTGGATATCTTCGCCAAACAAATGAATACCCTCTCCCAGACCACTGAGCAGAAGCTTGAGCTGATGCGTAAAACCCTTGAAGAACGACTCCTCCTTATTCAGCAAGATAATGCCCAGAAGCTTGAGCTCATGCGGATCACCGTCGACGAAAAGCTTACCTCTACTCTGGAACAACGGCTTGGCGAATCCTTTAAGATGGTAAGCGATCGTCTGGAACAAGTTCATAGAGGGCTCGGCGAAATGCAAACACTGGCTTCAGGTGTCGGGGATTTAAAAAAGGTCTTAACCAATGTGAAAACTCGGGGAACCTGGGGTGAAGTTCAATTAGGTACATTACTCGAACAAATCCTCACCGCCGACCAATATTCCACAAATGTGGCTACCAAGGTCGGGAGCAAGGATCGTGTAGAGTTTGCCATCAATATCCCGGCTAAGGATGGTGAGAATCGTCTTATCTATCTTCCTATCGATGCGAAATTCCCTATCGAAGACTATGACCGTTTACTTGATGCCCAAGAGCAATGTGATCTTCCTCGTATTGCCGAAGCTGAAAAGGCCTTAGAATACCGTATTAAAACCGAAGCCAAATCCATACACGAGAAATATATCGACCCGCCGAACACCACGGATTTCGGTATTCTCTTCCTCCCCATTGAGGGGCTCTATGCAGAAGTTCTTCGTCGTCCCGGCCTCTGTGAAATGCTGCAGAGAGACTATAAAGTCGTGATTGCCGGTCCGACGACTTTAGCCGCCCTACTCAACAGTCTCCAAATGGGCTTTAGAACTCTGGCCATCGAAAAACGCTCCAGCGAAGTCTGGAACCTCCTCAGTGCCGTAAAAACTGAGTTCGGTAAGTTTACCGAGATCCTTGAAAAAACTCAGAAAAAACTCCAAGAAGCCAGCAATACAATAGAAACCGCGACTCGTAAGTCGCGGTCCATCGGTCGCAAGCTAAAGGATGTCCAAACCCTGCCTATTGAAGAAAGCGCTGCTTTGCTAGCAGCAGGGGAAGAAGAATAG